Proteins from a single region of Chryseobacterium sp. T16E-39:
- a CDS encoding DUF1801 domain-containing protein: protein MQIKAISVEDYITQIPEDRKETFRKLFDTVDHNLPKGFINNTSYGMVGWAVPLETYPAGYHCSPGSPLPFISLASQKNFIALYHMGIYAKPELLDWFVNEYPKHSRKKLDMGKSCIRFKKMEDIPFELIAELSKKMTVEDWINCYESNFKR from the coding sequence ATGCAAATCAAAGCCATCTCTGTAGAAGATTATATCACGCAGATTCCTGAAGACCGGAAAGAAACTTTCAGGAAGCTATTTGACACCGTTGATCATAATTTACCAAAAGGTTTTATCAATAATACCAGTTACGGGATGGTGGGCTGGGCTGTGCCTTTGGAGACCTATCCTGCGGGGTATCACTGTTCGCCGGGATCACCCTTGCCTTTTATTAGCCTGGCTTCCCAAAAGAATTTTATCGCATTATACCATATGGGGATCTATGCAAAACCGGAACTTCTCGACTGGTTTGTTAATGAATATCCTAAACATTCCAGGAAAAAGCTGGATATGGGAAAATCTTGTATCCGTTTTAAAAAAATGGAGGATATTCCATTTGAATTAATTGCAGAACTAAGTAAAAAAATGACAGTAGAAGATTGGATTAATTGTTATGAGTCGAATTTTAAAAGATAA
- a CDS encoding T9SS type A sorting domain-containing protein encodes MKINRLFGALSTCALFLASNAAAQNFQTMPVQSGYTADVIANGIGSSMTSTTTDVDGVSFAFVARDFQLTSSSAPLTYGIPANGTINSVAASTPGLSFQLADLSANNSLRLSLSGESGTLVFGTPKAAFKLYMLSTSGSGPSSVSATVTFTDNTTQVFPSLSLSDWYYGSNFAIQGIGRINRTNDVLEASSSDPRLYQAVLNIDAGNVTKPIQSITIAKIGGTGISNIFAFSADAFTDCSAPTLQPVGTLSSNSAQVSWTIPPTTTAASYDLYYSTTNTPPTSATSPNMTGITGTSTTIGGLASSTTYYYWVRTNCTTATSQSGWSIGGSFTTLCGAMVPAYTNTFSPFPGNCWATNLSGGTPATGPTGTSTYWVEDGFLNVTGSGSARINLYTTNSIGWLKTVPFDLSAGGYRVKFDYGATTYSGTAASPMGSDDIIQFMVSNDGGSTWNVLQTWDVNNAASNTSTTYSYDLTTNTSANTVFAFYGSDGTVNDAPDYNFYVDNFIVESAQLGTSEVNGNKKTVSVHPNPFKDMLYISDTRDLKTVTVTDVSGRLLKTIENPTKEINLSTLNAGLYFVNIQFKDGSKTTVKAIKQ; translated from the coding sequence ATGAAAATAAATCGACTTTTTGGAGCATTAAGTACTTGTGCTCTGTTTTTAGCGTCCAATGCGGCGGCGCAAAATTTTCAAACAATGCCGGTTCAATCCGGGTACACAGCAGATGTTATTGCTAATGGGATCGGTTCATCCATGACTTCTACAACGACAGATGTGGATGGGGTTTCATTTGCTTTTGTTGCTAGAGACTTTCAGTTAACCTCTTCAAGTGCGCCACTTACTTATGGTATTCCAGCTAACGGAACTATTAATTCTGTTGCAGCAAGCACGCCAGGACTAAGTTTTCAGTTGGCAGATTTAAGTGCGAATAATTCATTGAGACTTTCTCTATCGGGAGAAAGTGGGACATTGGTTTTCGGGACTCCAAAGGCTGCTTTTAAATTGTATATGCTTTCAACCAGTGGAAGTGGTCCATCTTCAGTAAGTGCTACAGTAACTTTTACGGATAATACTACTCAGGTATTTCCTAGTTTAAGTCTTTCTGACTGGTACTATGGATCTAACTTTGCAATTCAAGGAATTGGAAGAATCAACAGAACGAATGATGTTCTGGAGGCGAGTAGTTCTGATCCCAGATTGTATCAGGCTGTATTAAATATTGATGCAGGTAATGTGACAAAACCTATACAAAGTATCACCATTGCAAAAATTGGTGGAACAGGAATTTCGAATATTTTTGCATTTTCTGCTGATGCTTTTACAGATTGTTCAGCTCCGACTCTTCAGCCTGTAGGTACCCTTTCATCAAACTCGGCACAAGTTTCCTGGACGATCCCGCCAACGACGACAGCAGCAAGTTATGATCTGTATTACAGCACGACAAATACACCACCTACAAGTGCTACGAGTCCTAATATGACAGGGATTACCGGAACATCAACTACGATCGGAGGCTTAGCCTCTTCAACCACTTATTATTATTGGGTGAGAACAAATTGTACGACTGCTACCAGCCAGAGCGGATGGTCTATTGGTGGTAGTTTTACCACTTTATGTGGTGCGATGGTACCTGCATATACGAATACCTTTAGTCCTTTCCCAGGTAACTGTTGGGCAACTAACCTTTCAGGAGGGACGCCTGCAACAGGACCAACTGGAACCAGCACGTATTGGGTAGAAGATGGATTCTTAAATGTTACAGGATCGGGATCTGCAAGAATTAATCTTTATACGACCAATAGTATTGGATGGTTGAAAACAGTACCATTTGATCTTTCTGCGGGTGGTTACAGAGTGAAATTTGATTATGGAGCAACCACTTATTCCGGTACAGCAGCTTCTCCAATGGGATCTGATGATATAATTCAATTCATGGTTTCTAATGATGGGGGAAGCACATGGAATGTATTGCAGACATGGGATGTAAATAATGCTGCTTCAAATACATCTACCACCTATTCTTATGATTTAACTACTAATACGAGTGCTAATACGGTATTTGCTTTTTATGGAAGTGACGGAACAGTGAATGATGCTCCTGATTATAATTTCTATGTTGATAACTTCATTGTGGAATCTGCACAATTAGGAACTTCTGAAGTTAATGGAAATAAAAAAACAGTTAGTGTTCATCCGAATCCATTCAAAGATATGTTGTATATTTCAGATACAAGGGATCTGAAGACGGTAACCGTTACTGATGTATCAGGAAGACTTTTGAAAACAATTGAAAATCCGACGAAAGAAATCAATTTAAGTACATTGAATGCAGGATTGTATTTTGTGAATATTCAATTCAAAGATGGTTCGAAAACTACAGTAAAGGCTATTAAACAATAG
- a CDS encoding NIL domain-containing protein has translation MITQSQTLQVLQNKINLPKKEFILEIELNGKMKFENILSDMCNQFGIYHRVLSANVEYVEGRSFGSVQLYINANSDDRKQLELYLNKNKLLNTSVEYVCRKYF, from the coding sequence ATGATTACACAAAGTCAAACCTTGCAGGTTCTACAAAATAAAATCAACCTGCCCAAAAAAGAATTTATACTTGAAATAGAATTAAACGGGAAAATGAAGTTTGAAAATATTTTAAGTGACATGTGCAATCAGTTTGGGATCTATCACAGGGTCTTATCGGCGAATGTGGAATATGTTGAAGGACGTAGTTTTGGTTCGGTTCAGTTATATATTAATGCAAATTCAGATGACCGCAAGCAGCTTGAGCTTTATCTGAATAAAAATAAACTTTTAAATACCAGTGTGGAGTATGTCTGCAGGAAGTATTTTTAG
- a CDS encoding LemA family protein, whose protein sequence is MIAIIIIIAVVVLFLLYGVSIYNRLVRLRNLVQEAWSSIDVMLKKRHDLIPNLVETVKGYASHERETLDSVTRARNQAVGANSVEGKEAAEKNLNQAMMNLFAVAEQYPDLKANANFQQLQSELTSIENDIEKSRRYYNGTVRENNTLVESFPSNIIANMYKFEKSPFFELENIAEREVPSVKF, encoded by the coding sequence ATGATCGCAATTATTATCATCATCGCTGTAGTTGTTTTGTTTCTTTTATATGGAGTTTCCATTTATAACCGTTTGGTCAGATTAAGAAACCTGGTACAGGAAGCTTGGAGTAGTATTGATGTGATGTTGAAAAAACGTCATGACCTTATTCCCAACCTTGTAGAAACAGTGAAAGGATATGCAAGCCATGAACGAGAAACATTAGACAGTGTTACAAGAGCGAGAAATCAGGCTGTTGGTGCTAATTCGGTTGAGGGTAAAGAGGCTGCTGAGAAAAATCTTAATCAGGCAATGATGAATCTCTTTGCCGTAGCTGAACAATATCCGGATCTTAAAGCAAATGCAAACTTCCAACAATTGCAATCAGAACTTACTTCTATAGAGAATGATATTGAGAAGTCAAGAAGGTATTATAACGGAACCGTTCGTGAAAATAATACGCTGGTAGAATCTTTTCCAAGTAATATCATTGCGAATATGTACAAGTTTGAGAAATCGCCATTCTTTGAGCTGGAAAATATAGCTGAAAGAGAAGTTCCATCTGTGAAATTTTAA
- a CDS encoding YiiX/YebB-like N1pC/P60 family cysteine hydrolase, whose protein sequence is MSRILKDKVIRQMMWVSFLFLITGCKSWPTEGLKNGDLLFVTAKESGLSGAINNVTQKQKNASFDHIGILKKEGKSFFVLHAAPKGGSQKQSFKGFMNNQMIHNQDVVLYRLKDDYQPTIPSALAKAESMVGKPYNFNYILDDNSYYCSDFIERAFRDDHIFKLEPMTFIDPKTGKTNAFWEDFYSKRKLKVPEGQLGCNPNGLAASDKLERIKEF, encoded by the coding sequence ATGAGTCGAATTTTAAAAGATAAGGTGATACGGCAGATGATGTGGGTGAGCTTCCTGTTTTTGATAACGGGATGTAAAAGCTGGCCTACGGAAGGACTTAAAAATGGAGATTTGCTTTTTGTGACAGCAAAAGAATCAGGGCTTTCGGGAGCGATCAATAATGTTACACAAAAGCAGAAAAATGCTTCTTTTGATCATATTGGTATTCTAAAGAAAGAGGGAAAATCATTTTTTGTATTACATGCAGCCCCGAAAGGGGGTTCTCAGAAGCAATCCTTTAAAGGGTTTATGAATAATCAGATGATTCACAATCAGGATGTTGTGCTTTATAGGCTAAAAGATGATTATCAACCTACCATTCCTTCAGCGCTGGCAAAAGCAGAGTCTATGGTAGGAAAACCGTATAATTTCAACTACATTTTAGATGATAACTCATATTACTGTTCTGATTTTATCGAAAGAGCATTCAGGGATGATCATATTTTTAAATTAGAACCGATGACATTTATTGATCCAAAAACAGGGAAAACAAATGCTTTTTGGGAGGATTTCTATAGTAAGAGAAAACTGAAAGTGCCTGAAGGACAGCTTGGTTGTAATCCGAATGGTTTGGCTGCTTCAGATAAATTGGAGAGAATTAAAGAATTTTAA